In Mustela lutreola isolate mMusLut2 chromosome 1, mMusLut2.pri, whole genome shotgun sequence, one genomic interval encodes:
- the LOC131811532 gene encoding hsc70-interacting protein-like: MDPRKVSELRAFVKMCKQDPSVLHTEEMRFLREWVESMGGKIPPATHKTKSEDSIKEEKPDSKKAEENIKTDEPSSEESDLEIDNEGVIEPDTDAPQEMGDENAEITEEMMDQANDKKVAAIDALNDGELQKAIDLFTDAIKLNPRLAILYAKRASVFIKLQKPNAAIRDCDRAIEINPDSAQPYKWRGKAHRLLGPWEEAAHDLALACKLDYDEDASAMLKEVQPRAQKIAEHRRKYERKREEREIKERIERVKKAREEHERAQREEEARRQSGAQYGSFPGGFPGGMPGNFPGGMPGMAGGMPGMAGMPGLNEILSDPEVLAAMQDPEVMVAFQDVAQNPANMSKYQSNPKVMNLISKLSAKFGGQA; the protein is encoded by the coding sequence ATGGACCCCCGCAAAGTGAGCGAGCTTCGGGCTTTCGTGAAAATGTGTAAGCAGGATCCGAGCGTTCTGCACACCGAGGAAATGCGTTTCCTgcgggagtgggtggagagcatGGGGGGTAAAATACCACCTGCCACTCATAAAACTAAATCAGAAGACagtatcaaggaagaaaaaccagataGTAAGAAGGCGGAGGAAAACATAAAGACAGATGAACCATCAAGTGAGGAGAGTGATCTAGAAATTGACAATGAAGGTGTGATTGAACCAGATACCGATGCCCCTCAAGAAATGGGAGATGAAAATGCAGAGATAACCGAGGAAATGATGGATCAGGCAAATGATAAAAAAGTGGCTGCCATTGATGCCCTAAATGATGGTGAACTACAGAAAGCCATTGACTTGTTCACAGATGCCATCAAACTAAATCCTCGCTTGGCCATTCTGTATGCCAAGAGAGCCAGTGTCTTCATCAAATTACAGAAGCCAAATGCTGCCATTCGAGACTGTGACAGAGCTATTGAAATAAATCCTGATTCAGCTCAGCCTTATAAGTGGCGCGGGAAAGCACATAGACTTCTGGGCCCTTGGGAAGAAGCAGCACATGATCTTGCCCTTGCTTGCAAACTGGATTATGATGAAGATGCTAGTGCGATGCTGAAAGAAGTTCAACCGAGGGCCCAAAAAATTGCTGAACATCGGAGAAAATACGAGCGAAAACGTGAAGAGCGagagatcaaagaaagaatagaaagggtTAAGAAGGCTCGGGAAGAACACgagagagcccagagggaggaagaagccagacGACAATCAGGAGCTCAGTATGGCTCTTTCCCAGGTGGCTTTCCTGGGGGAATGCCCGGTAATTTTCCTGGAGGAATGCCTGGAATGGCAGGGGGGATGCCTGGAATGGCAGGAATGCCTGGGCTCAATGAAATTCTTAGTGATCCGGAAGTTCTTGCAGCCATGCAGGATCCAGAAGTTATGGTGGCCTTCCAGGATGTGGCCCAGAACCCAGCGAATATGTCAAAATATCAGAGCAACC